The DNA region GGTGCTAACTTTAAAACAAGGCGAAGTCGTCTTCGATGGCGGAGTTGCCGAATTATTTTCCGGGGCTCAACCCCTAGGCGAATGGGGGCTACGCTTGCCCAGTATCGTTCAACTAGGCAACTATTTTAAACTACCCAATAATAGCGCTAACAATTTTGCGCCCGCTTTTGTCAATTTATTAACTGGAGGTGAGCTGGATGCTAAGTAAGATTTCAACTTTTACCAAATTACTTTTTACCATGGCGATCACGCTCTGGGCCTTTATTTTGCCAATTGAATTAGTGGCGCTGCTCTTAATTATTCAGTTAGCTATTTTTCTGGTAGCCAAACCAACTAAAAGTGGTTTTGCGGCGATTGGTGCTTTAGTAATTTTCACTGGGATTATGGTGTTATTACAAGTTTTATTTAACTCTGATTTAACTACGGCTTTAATTAGTGGCTTAAAAATGTTGGTTATGACTACTAGCTTTTTCTGCTTACTAGCTACTACATATATTCAAGATATATCTATTGTTTTGGTGGAAAGATTTTTCCTGCCGCGCGAGTATGCGTTTATGCTCACTACCGCCTTACGTTTCGTACCTGATTTTCTCGCTGATAGTCAAATGACTTTAGATGCCCAATCTTGTCGGGGCTACTCTAACCGCGGTAATATTTTTAAACGGGCCCTAGCTTATTTAGCCATTGTTAAACCTTTAGTAATGCGGGCAATTAGCAAATCCGAAACTCTCGCTCTAAGTATGCAACTCAAAGGATTTGGCGCTAGCAATCAACAACGACGTTTATCTAAAAAGTTAAATCTAATTGATTATGCTTGTATCGGCTTAATGCTCGCTTTAACTGGTCGCGCTTTATATTTAAAATATTTGAAAATAAGCTATGATGCGCTTATTTTCTTAGGAATAGGCGGTGCTAACTAATGCTCCATCAACAACGCTTACAAGAACTAACCTATATGGAACCAGCCAAAGAAAGTCAATACCGCTGGGTAGCACTAACTTCATTGCTTTTGGCAATTGGTGTAATTTTACATACTATCTCCCCGAATATTGGCGGAATTACCCCAAACTGGACAATCGCGATGTATACTATCGCCATTAATCTGACAAATCCTAGTCTGTCACAATGTGTAGGCATTGGTTTTGTAGCTGGAGCGGTAAATATTCCCTCTTCCAAATCCGCTTTCCCCTATGGCAATATTGCCAGTGAATTAGTCGGAGCAATTGTCTGCGCCTTAGTCGTAAAAGCTTTTATTAGTATGAACTTAGCCAACAACAAAATTAAACCCGCTATTTCCGCCTTTTTAGCTACCTTAGGCAGTGGCTTAACTTTTACTTTTATTTTAAAATTAGTTTTAGGCTTAACTTTACAAGTCTATATCTATATGATGTTACCAGTAGTATTTGCCGTAGCTATTGCCAATACCGTAGTTACACAACTGTTATATTTTCCCGCTGAAAAGCTTTTTAAAGTCCAAAGTGGTAACAAATAACTATTTTTTGCTAAATATTCCTAACTTTTATGTTATAATGGAGATAATTTCTAGCATAAGGAGGGGTATTTTTGAAAAAATCTTTTACTTACAAATATGGTCGCGCTAAAATGACTTTTGAGTTACCTAGCGAACAAATTCTAACAGAGGTACATATTCAAGACTTTCCCAAAATTGAAAATCTCGAAACTGCGGTTTTAGAGGCAATTCGGCAACCAATTGGGAGTAAACCCTTACGCGA from Succinispira mobilis DSM 6222 includes:
- a CDS encoding tryptophan transporter; protein product: MLHQQRLQELTYMEPAKESQYRWVALTSLLLAIGVILHTISPNIGGITPNWTIAMYTIAINLTNPSLSQCVGIGFVAGAVNIPSSKSAFPYGNIASELVGAIVCALVVKAFISMNLANNKIKPAISAFLATLGSGLTFTFILKLVLGLTLQVYIYMMLPVVFAVAIANTVVTQLLYFPAEKLFKVQSGNK
- a CDS encoding energy-coupling factor transporter transmembrane component T family protein, whose product is MLSKISTFTKLLFTMAITLWAFILPIELVALLLIIQLAIFLVAKPTKSGFAAIGALVIFTGIMVLLQVLFNSDLTTALISGLKMLVMTTSFFCLLATTYIQDISIVLVERFFLPREYAFMLTTALRFVPDFLADSQMTLDAQSCRGYSNRGNIFKRALAYLAIVKPLVMRAISKSETLALSMQLKGFGASNQQRRLSKKLNLIDYACIGLMLALTGRALYLKYLKISYDALIFLGIGGAN